The window CCCGGGAGGGCTTGACAGGTATTTAAATACCGAATTCGGGCCGAGATTTAAATCATTGTTAACATTGCTTGAATTGAGGGAGGACAGCCTGCACGATGAAAATTACCGGCGTGACGCGCGCCCCAAGGTATGGACCGACATGGCGGCATCAGAAACGGGAAGCGCGGCCTGGCCCGACAGCCTCCCAGGTCATCGGTCCACTGTCTCGGTCTTCGTCGCGACCGCCATTGTCGTCGCCGACATGGTCGGCGTCGGCGTCTTCACGAGCCTGGGCTTCCAGGTCAAGGACATCCCCTCCGGCTTTTCGATCCTGTTGCTGTGGGCGGTCGGCGGCATCGTCGCGCTGTGCGGGGTGTTTTCCTACAGCGAGCTCGGTGCGATGTTTCCGCGCTCCAGCGGCGAATACAATTTCTTAAGCCGCGCCTTTCACCCCGCGTTCGGATTTCTGGCGGGCTTCGTGTCGGCGACCGTCGGGTTCGCGGCTCCTGTAGCGCTGGCCGCAATGGCGTTCGGGGAATACGGCAAATCGGTTTTTCCGGGCGCTCCGCCGCTTTTGCTCGCCGTCGGCATCGTCTGGCTTGTGTCGCTCGTGCAACTCGGCGGCATCAAACACTCCTCCAACTTTCAATTGATCTCGACGATCCTGAAAGTGGTGCTGATCGTGGCCTTCCTGGTGGCGGGTTTTGTCATCGGCACGCCGCAGCCGGTGCGATTCACGCCCGATGTCTCTGATCTAGCCCATATCACCAGCGCGCCGTTCGCGATCGGGCTCGTGTTCGTGATGTATTCATTCTCCGGATGGAATGCGGCGACCTACATCATCGGCGAGATGAAAACCCCGCAGCAGAGCCTGCCGCGCGCGCTGCTTTGGGGGACACTGATCGTGCTGGTGCTGTATGTCGCGCTCAACGCGGTGTTCCTGCGCACCGCGCCGATCGACAAATTGGCAGGTCAGCTCGACGTCGCCCGCATCGCCGGCAGCTATATTTTCGGCGATCTCGGCGGCCGCATCGTTGGCGCCATGATCTGCATCGGCCTCATCTCCTCGATCAGCGCGATGATGTGGATAGGCCCGCGCGTGATGATGACCATGGGGGAGGACATCCCGGCGCTTCAGGTATTTTCCCGCAAATCGGCCCGCGGCGCGCCGGTCTACGCCATCCTGTTCCAGCTCGCGGTCGCCAATCTGATGCTGTTCACCCAAAGTTTCGAGAAGGTGCTCGATTTCATTCAGTCGGCGCTGTTGTTCTGCTCGTTCTTCACCGTGCTCGGCGTCATCAAGCTGCGCATCACGCAGCCCGGCCTGCCGCGGCCCTATCGCGCCTGGGGATACCCGATTACGCCTGCGGTTTTCCTGCTCGTGACCGGCTTCATGATGTACTATCTTTTGACGGAGCGGCCGCTGCAATCTTCTCTCGGTATTTTGATTATGATTTCGGGCCTTTTGATTTACGCCATCTTCCGCAAGCGGGCCGGTCCGGGCGCCGCATCCCCAAGCAGCCAGACAAGCCGCGAATAGAGATGCTAACGCCCGCGAAAACTGCAGCGATCGCTGCAACCATGTTCCTCGCCGCGGCAACGCCTGCTCCCGCCGCCGAGACCGTCACCGCGGACGACACCGCGCGGTTCCTGGCGGGAATGGCGCCATCGGCCGGCTCGCCGCTGACGCCTTTGACCAAAGACCCGGCCTGGCAACACCACGCCAGATTTTTTGACGCGGCGTTCGCCCAGCTCGAGCAGCGCCAGCTCTCGAAAATCCGCAGCTGGTCGGCCGCCAACCTGGCCGCGCCGAAGCCGACCATGTTCTACATGTTCTCCGGTCCCGACTTCCTCTACGCGGACGCGTTCTATTCGAAGGCGACGACCTATGTGCTGAGCGCGCTGGAGCCGCCCGGGTCGGTGCCGGATCTTGTCCGATTGCCGCGCGGCGGCGTCGGGGCCGCGCTCTATAATGTCGAGCATTCGATGAGCTCGATCCTGAGTTTCTCGTTCTTCATCACCAAGATGATGAAGGTCGATCTGCGTGCCGGGCAGCTCAACGGCACCTTGCCGATCCTCTATGTGTTCCTGGCGCGCTCGGGCAAGACCATCCGCGACGTCAGCCCTGTCGCGCTCGACGACAAGGGGCAAGCGCATTTAGGCAACGAGAATCCCGGCAACATCGCGACCCGCGGCGTGCGCATCCTATTCGCAGGCAGCGATGGCGCCGAAAAGACGCTGTATTACTTCTCGACCGATCTTTCCAATCCCGGCGTCAAGGCGTCGGGCTTCCTGAAATTCTGCCAGACGCTGGCGCCCGGCAACAGCCTGATCAAGAGCGCGTCCTATCTGCTGCATTCCGGCAATTTCTCGACGGTGCGCGACTTCATCCTCGCCAACAGCGCGACCATCATCCAGGACGATTCCGGAATTCCCTTGGCCTATTACAGTCCGAAGAAATGGCGGTTCTTCCCGTTCGGCCGTTATGCCGGTCCGATCTCCGAATTCCCCAACAAATATCAGGAGCAATACGCCGAATTGTTCCGGCGCGCTCAACCGATGGATTTCGGCATCGGCTATCGCTGGCGAACCTATGAGTCGAACCTGCTGCTGTCGGTCAGGCTGGCCGCTGACGATACAGGGCACGCTGATACGACGTCATCGGCCGAACCTGCGCCACTGCCGCCAAAACCACCGCGGCCCAAAAAACCCCGTCCGCCGGCCCCCATCGGGCCGCCCCCAGGTTACTTCTGGTTTTCGCGCTAAGGCGTCCTCACCAGCGAACGCTTTGGCTCGGCTCAATGATGGCTGTCGTGCTTGGAGGGTCGGAGCTGCCTGCGAAAAACCGCCAGGCGGCGACGATCAGGATGAGCAAGGCAAGGACTGCGATCAGATCGATCTGTCTGGGGTCGTGACCCCCGTGGCTGATTTTCCAGCGCATTGTTTTTGATCTTCCGGACAAGGTCTCAAATCAATGCGCGCGTCACGCTGCAGTTCCATCACGGTAGCAATGCGCCGTTGGCTTGAAGGCAGTGCAGCGAAACTGTCAGGGCGCGTTGACGCCGCGCCATCGCCCGTAGCGCCACGGCAGATACCAGCGCGCGCCCGCAGGTTTTGTCAGCGGCACGTTGTCGATCCCGGAAGTCCCAAAGGGCTGGCAGCGCAATAGCCGCGCCAGCGTCATCCAGCCGCCGCCCCACAATCCGAAGCGTTCGATCGCCTCGTCGCCATAGACCGAGCAGGTCGGCAGATGGCGGCAGTTGTAGCCGACCAAAGGCGACAGCGTGTGCCGGTAAGCCCAGATCATGGCGCG is drawn from Bradyrhizobium lablabi and contains these coding sequences:
- a CDS encoding APC family permease; this translates as MAASETGSAAWPDSLPGHRSTVSVFVATAIVVADMVGVGVFTSLGFQVKDIPSGFSILLLWAVGGIVALCGVFSYSELGAMFPRSSGEYNFLSRAFHPAFGFLAGFVSATVGFAAPVALAAMAFGEYGKSVFPGAPPLLLAVGIVWLVSLVQLGGIKHSSNFQLISTILKVVLIVAFLVAGFVIGTPQPVRFTPDVSDLAHITSAPFAIGLVFVMYSFSGWNAATYIIGEMKTPQQSLPRALLWGTLIVLVLYVALNAVFLRTAPIDKLAGQLDVARIAGSYIFGDLGGRIVGAMICIGLISSISAMMWIGPRVMMTMGEDIPALQVFSRKSARGAPVYAILFQLAVANLMLFTQSFEKVLDFIQSALLFCSFFTVLGVIKLRITQPGLPRPYRAWGYPITPAVFLLVTGFMMYYLLTERPLQSSLGILIMISGLLIYAIFRKRAGPGAASPSSQTSRE
- the yidD gene encoding membrane protein insertion efficiency factor YidD, whose translation is MKHSLSHACSDCAGTVSRLPRNAGRAMIWAYRHTLSPLVGYNCRHLPTCSVYGDEAIERFGLWGGGWMTLARLLRCQPFGTSGIDNVPLTKPAGARWYLPWRYGRWRGVNAP